The Nitrososphaerota archaeon genome includes a region encoding these proteins:
- a CDS encoding DNA polymerase II large subunit — translation MTQNIADGMEQIYKLTVFPNHYRQYNQLLFKELNELHKMASEARSKGLDPSTKVETDIAFDLADRVDRMFNLPLADRLRELLGKNRPEAAALQLAEEVALGKFGYMERDQGLNMGVRIGLAVVTECVTVAPIQGISSVEIRKNDDDSNYISVSFAGPIRSAGGTEAAFTIIIADHLRKALGLDPYRVNGWGEDESGRFVEELRIYEREVGSFQYRVTDEDIQYALSHMAVEVNGVETDPVEVVVHRGMKRIETDRVRGGALRVINDGVIGRSRKLLNLVTTLQITGWEWLANLKGGQKQGTESSGTESSSHFRDVISGRPVLSTPNSIGGFRLRYGRACNTGLSAIGVNPVVPIILDYPFVVGTQAKVNLPGKGAVITFVDSIEPPLVRLTDGSVVRVSSVDVAKSVVKQIEKVLYLGDILISYGDFLENNMKLLQSAYVEEWWVQDFSKTIKEKYGSVERCSENLGVSVERLQILLNNPLSTYPSVEEAALLGKRLNLPLHPRYLFYWSNLSTSDVVLLRQKIEPKSLDAKKECLLTISADKAVKALLEKAGIPHLVKDNQYLIQGDDAYALSLTLDLASKDKQVSGWKDIWELLSSYCGIPIRNKSAVSVGLRIGRPEKAMIRKMKPPVHVLFPVGNNGGARRDIIQASKSGSIEVEMVNMVCSSCGERSLRRVCSSCGGEATLQRLCQKCGREIKGDSCPSCKTSGIFYTTVSFPIAKALDDAVKRIGYRPTPPLKGVKGLSNATRITELLEKGLLRRKYDLSTYKDGTIRFDATNAPLTHFRPKQINTSVEQLKKLGYSKDIYGKPLEDENQILELYVQDIIIPFEAGDFLILVSKFLDELLERLYELQPYYKLESKEDVIGRLVVGLAPHTSVGVIGRVIGFTNAQVCYAHPFWHSSKRRDCDGDEDAIILLLDVLLNFSREYIPTQIGGLMDTPLLLQPIIIPKEVQRQAHNLDIDGPYPLGFYEATLKETSPNELTSMIDVVRSRLGAERQFCDFHFTHDTLTLSIEQERSVYSVLKTLQEKLDKQIELAIKINAVNPDEVVASVLRTHLLPDILGNMKAYTSQSFRCKSCGESYRRFPLKGVCVSCGGELQATVTRGSVEKYLHIALSLSEKFGVDQYLRNRFKLIAEEFESLFPEKETDKEQTDLTQFFETKTN, via the coding sequence GTGACGCAAAATATTGCTGATGGCATGGAGCAGATTTACAAGCTCACAGTCTTCCCGAATCACTACAGGCAGTACAATCAACTTCTGTTTAAAGAACTAAACGAGCTTCATAAGATGGCGTCTGAAGCACGTAGTAAAGGTCTTGATCCTTCCACCAAAGTTGAGACGGACATAGCCTTCGACTTGGCTGATCGTGTTGACAGGATGTTTAATCTACCCTTAGCTGATAGACTTAGAGAGCTTCTAGGCAAGAATCGTCCTGAGGCCGCAGCTCTTCAACTCGCTGAGGAGGTTGCGCTCGGCAAATTCGGCTACATGGAACGAGATCAAGGCCTCAACATGGGTGTGAGGATTGGCCTTGCTGTTGTGACGGAGTGCGTCACAGTGGCGCCGATACAGGGAATCTCCTCGGTTGAGATAAGGAAGAATGACGATGACAGCAACTACATCTCAGTCAGCTTCGCAGGACCTATCAGATCAGCCGGTGGAACCGAAGCTGCCTTCACAATAATTATTGCTGATCATCTGAGAAAGGCACTAGGACTAGATCCCTACCGGGTGAACGGGTGGGGTGAAGACGAATCAGGAAGGTTCGTAGAGGAGTTACGTATCTACGAGAGAGAAGTCGGAAGCTTCCAGTACAGAGTCACAGACGAAGACATACAGTACGCTCTATCGCACATGGCAGTCGAGGTTAACGGAGTCGAGACTGACCCTGTTGAGGTTGTTGTTCACCGAGGTATGAAACGGATTGAAACTGATCGTGTTCGCGGAGGCGCCTTAAGAGTTATCAACGACGGTGTCATAGGTCGTTCACGGAAGCTTCTCAACCTAGTCACAACGCTTCAAATCACAGGCTGGGAGTGGCTGGCCAATCTGAAAGGTGGCCAGAAGCAAGGTACAGAGAGTTCCGGAACCGAATCGTCATCACATTTCCGTGACGTTATTTCTGGCCGACCTGTTCTCTCTACACCCAACAGCATAGGAGGCTTCAGGCTTCGCTATGGACGCGCCTGCAACACAGGTCTCTCCGCGATAGGCGTTAACCCTGTTGTACCCATCATTCTTGATTACCCGTTCGTAGTAGGCACTCAAGCCAAAGTGAATCTTCCAGGTAAAGGCGCCGTAATCACATTCGTCGATTCCATAGAGCCTCCTCTTGTGAGGCTCACCGATGGCTCTGTGGTACGTGTAAGCTCTGTTGACGTTGCTAAGAGCGTTGTGAAACAAATTGAGAAGGTGCTTTACCTCGGAGATATCCTGATCAGCTACGGAGACTTCCTAGAGAACAACATGAAGCTACTTCAATCCGCCTATGTGGAAGAGTGGTGGGTTCAAGATTTCTCTAAGACGATTAAAGAGAAGTACGGAAGCGTTGAACGTTGCTCAGAAAACTTGGGTGTCAGCGTTGAACGTCTACAGATACTACTCAACAACCCCTTATCCACATATCCATCAGTTGAAGAGGCCGCGTTGCTCGGTAAACGCCTGAATCTTCCTCTTCACCCACGCTACCTCTTTTACTGGAGTAACCTGTCCACCTCCGATGTTGTTCTTCTAAGACAGAAAATAGAGCCTAAATCACTCGACGCGAAGAAGGAATGTCTTCTAACAATTTCTGCAGACAAAGCCGTCAAGGCTCTGCTTGAAAAGGCAGGTATTCCTCATCTTGTTAAAGACAATCAATACCTCATCCAAGGTGATGACGCATACGCGCTGTCGCTCACACTCGACTTGGCTTCAAAGGATAAGCAGGTATCAGGCTGGAAGGATATCTGGGAACTCCTCTCCTCCTACTGCGGCATACCTATTCGAAACAAGTCGGCCGTCTCCGTCGGGCTCCGCATCGGACGTCCTGAGAAGGCTATGATTAGAAAAATGAAGCCCCCGGTTCACGTGCTGTTCCCTGTGGGAAATAACGGAGGAGCTAGACGCGATATTATCCAAGCAAGTAAGAGCGGTTCAATCGAAGTTGAAATGGTTAACATGGTCTGCTCTAGCTGCGGTGAACGTTCCCTCAGGCGGGTCTGCTCTAGCTGCGGTGGCGAGGCCACACTGCAGAGACTCTGTCAGAAATGTGGACGAGAGATAAAAGGTGACAGCTGCCCGTCTTGCAAGACAAGCGGAATATTCTACACTACAGTCTCATTCCCAATTGCTAAGGCCTTGGATGACGCAGTGAAGAGAATAGGGTATCGTCCTACTCCTCCTCTAAAGGGCGTCAAAGGCCTCTCAAACGCAACAAGGATCACTGAGCTGCTGGAAAAAGGACTGCTTCGCCGGAAATATGATCTCTCTACCTACAAGGATGGAACAATACGTTTCGACGCTACTAACGCTCCTCTAACACATTTCCGCCCCAAGCAGATCAACACCTCAGTTGAGCAGCTTAAGAAACTTGGATATTCAAAGGACATCTATGGCAAGCCTCTTGAGGATGAAAACCAAATCCTTGAGCTGTATGTTCAAGACATCATTATCCCATTCGAAGCGGGAGACTTTCTCATACTTGTCTCAAAGTTTCTGGATGAGCTGCTTGAACGACTTTATGAGCTTCAACCTTACTACAAGCTTGAGTCAAAAGAGGATGTTATAGGTCGTCTAGTGGTGGGCTTAGCTCCTCACACAAGCGTAGGCGTAATTGGACGAGTAATCGGCTTCACGAACGCACAGGTCTGCTATGCTCACCCGTTCTGGCACTCCTCGAAAAGACGTGACTGCGATGGAGATGAGGACGCGATTATTCTTCTGCTTGATGTCCTGCTGAACTTCTCAAGAGAATACATCCCTACACAGATCGGTGGGTTAATGGATACACCGCTTTTGCTTCAACCAATCATCATCCCCAAAGAGGTGCAAAGACAAGCGCATAACTTGGACATAGATGGTCCGTACCCCTTAGGCTTCTACGAAGCCACCTTGAAGGAAACTTCGCCGAATGAGCTGACCAGTATGATAGATGTTGTTCGTAGCCGGCTGGGTGCTGAGCGACAGTTCTGTGACTTCCACTTTACACATGATACTTTGACGCTTTCGATCGAACAGGAGCGAAGCGTCTACTCTGTTCTAAAGACATTGCAGGAGAAACTTGACAAGCAGATTGAACTAGCAATCAAGATTAACGCGGTGAATCCTGACGAAGTAGTCGCCTCGGTTCTAAGAACGCATCTGCTGCCCGATATCCTCGGGAACATGAAGGCTTACACCTCTCAAAGTTTCAGATGCAAATCCTGTGGTGAGTCGTATAGAAGATTCCCTCTCAAAGGAGTATGCGTCTCATGCGGTGGAGAACTTCAAGCAACCGTTACACGTGGCTCGGTAGAGAAGTACCTTCACATCGCACTCAGTCTTTCAGAGAAGTTTGGAGTAGATCAGTATCTCCGCAACCGGTTCAAACTCATAGCTGAAGAGTTTGAATCACTCTTCCCTGAGAAGGAAACAGACAAAGAGCAAACAGATCTAACTCAGTTCTTCGAAACAAAAACCAACTAG
- a CDS encoding serine hydroxymethyltransferase, which produces MFALQKHQKWFSESIPLIASENAPSPAVREAMVSDFMNRYAEGWPGERVYAGCTYIDQVELQCIELAKKLFRAEFADVRPISGVTANLAVYSAISEPGDRMVALAIPNGGHISVGKKEFSGTAGLVHGLRVEYFPFNKEEMNIDVDETKKKITKMVEEEKDAPKFVVFGGSLFLFPHPIKQLADFLKSYGITVCYDAAHVAGLIAGNQFQDPLREGAEIMMMSTHKTLFGPQGGAILAAEKFSESIKKAVFPGVTSNHHLHSVAGKAIAFTEMMKFGQEYATQVVRNAKALGQALHDRDLSVMAENKGFTESHQIVIDITKYGLGGDVEKKLEKCNIILNRQLIPGDTKAGRHYMNPGGLRIGVSEVTRIGMKQQEMEEIAEFIRRVVVKKEDLKSVANDVVELRRRFQKVQYCFEPGDAYQYIKIR; this is translated from the coding sequence ATGTTCGCGCTGCAGAAGCATCAGAAATGGTTTAGCGAAAGCATACCTCTCATTGCCAGTGAGAACGCTCCTAGCCCCGCGGTGAGAGAAGCCATGGTCTCGGACTTTATGAATCGTTACGCGGAGGGATGGCCTGGTGAACGAGTTTACGCAGGTTGCACCTATATCGATCAGGTTGAGCTGCAATGCATCGAGCTAGCTAAGAAGCTGTTTAGAGCAGAGTTCGCTGATGTTAGACCTATTTCAGGTGTAACCGCAAACCTAGCGGTTTACTCAGCCATTTCAGAACCTGGAGACCGTATGGTTGCGCTCGCTATACCTAACGGTGGCCACATCTCGGTGGGTAAAAAGGAGTTTTCAGGGACAGCAGGGCTTGTTCACGGTTTAAGGGTCGAGTACTTCCCGTTCAACAAAGAAGAGATGAATATCGACGTAGACGAAACTAAGAAGAAGATCACTAAAATGGTCGAGGAGGAGAAGGACGCTCCCAAGTTTGTAGTGTTCGGAGGCAGCCTGTTTCTCTTCCCGCATCCTATCAAGCAGTTAGCGGACTTTCTGAAGAGCTACGGAATAACTGTCTGCTACGACGCCGCGCATGTCGCAGGACTTATAGCTGGAAACCAGTTCCAAGACCCATTGAGAGAGGGAGCTGAGATTATGATGATGAGCACGCACAAGACTCTGTTCGGCCCGCAGGGAGGAGCTATACTTGCCGCTGAAAAATTCTCTGAGTCAATCAAGAAGGCAGTTTTCCCGGGAGTTACCAGCAACCACCATCTTCACTCAGTAGCCGGTAAAGCTATCGCCTTCACGGAGATGATGAAGTTTGGTCAAGAGTACGCTACACAGGTCGTTAGGAATGCGAAGGCCTTGGGGCAGGCTCTGCACGACAGAGATTTGTCTGTTATGGCAGAGAACAAAGGCTTCACCGAGTCACATCAGATAGTCATCGATATCACAAAGTATGGGTTAGGTGGAGACGTTGAGAAGAAGCTTGAGAAATGCAATATTATTCTTAACAGACAACTAATTCCTGGTGACACTAAGGCTGGACGTCACTATATGAATCCAGGCGGCTTGAGGATTGGTGTTTCAGAGGTTACTCGTATAGGGATGAAGCAACAGGAGATGGAGGAGATCGCGGAGTTTATTCGACGTGTGGTTGTCAAGAAGGAGGATCTGAAGTCGGTGGCAAACGATGTAGTTGAGCTTCGGCGTCGCTTCCAGAAGGTGCAATATTGTTTTGAGCCGGGAGACGCCTACCAATATATTAAGATAAGATAA